Proteins found in one Phocoena sinus isolate mPhoSin1 chromosome 5, mPhoSin1.pri, whole genome shotgun sequence genomic segment:
- the LOC116754201 gene encoding translation initiation factor IF-2-like, with protein sequence MYILWVCKNVYWHVSTTAVSHKVFLLPQKSSVPHLFILPPPQTPDVFTVSIVLPLPCFERIPSSAHWSQSGSWETVPLRRGLGHRRSPAREHLHPAATQGAELGARHRRRRLPLLAPHLGRGSRGCTTTLFTARRRPSGTPAPGTPPTPIPGPERVRREDPAAPRTGECSGARGGAPGLACSGVGSGEHRVGIGPGADGAALARLAKGGTHSWEGAQGVWKCAGWGPGRACLAWGVHSWEEAQSGGTCGNARGGNPGRAWSAGMAGSGAGVGKYMVRGESAQRGRHRPAAAGNQQPQSGSGAAKMPAGAARESLFWNWECWGLVLGALEPSLFSLAGIHGSFPNKCTQWLKMVI encoded by the exons atgtacattctatgggtttgtaAAAATGTATACTGGCATGTATCTACCACTGCAGTATCACACAAAGTATTTTTACTGCCCCAAAAATCCTCTGTGCCTCACCTCttcatcctccccccaccccaaacccctGACGtgtttactgtctccatagttttgcctttgccATGTTTTGAAAGGATCCCTTCATCGGCCCATTGGAGCCAGAGTGGGAGCTGGGAGACGGTTCCCCTAAGGAG AGGCCTGGGTCACAGACGCAGTCCAGCCCGAGAGCATCTCCATCCTGCAGCCACGCAGGGGGCCGAACTGGGCGCGAGGCACAGGCGGCGTCGCCTCCCGCTCCTGGCCCCGCACTTGGGCCGGGGCAGCCGAGGCTGCACAACGACTTTATTCACCGCACGCCGGCGGCCGTCAGGAACGCCTGCACCAGgaacgccccccacccccatccctgggcCTGAGCGCGTGCGCCGCGAGGACCCAGCAGCACCCAGGACTGGTGAGTGCTCGGGTGCGCGGGGCGGGGCCCCAGGCCTCGCGTGCTCGGGCGTGGGATCTGGGGAACACAGGGTGGGGATCGGGCCGGGTGCAGATGGGGCCGCGCTTGCTCGTCTGGCAAAGGGAGGGACGCACTCGTGGGAGGGGGCGCAGGGTGTATGGAAATGTGCTGGGTGGGGCCCGGGCCGCGCGTGCTTGGCTTGGGGGGTGCACTCGTGGGAGGAGGCGCAGAGCGGGGGTACCTGTGGAAATGCACGGGGTGGGAACCCGGGGCGCGCATGGTCAGCAGGGATGGCGGGGAGCGGGGCCGGGGTGGGGAAATACATGGTGCGGGGCGAGAGTGCTCAGAGGGGGAGACACAGACCCGCCGCTGCGGGAAACCAGCAGCCACAGTCAGGGTCTGGGGCTGCGAAGATGCCGGCCGGGGCGGCAAGAGAGTCGCTCTTCTGGAACTGGGAGTGCTGGGGTCTGGTTCTCGGGGCCCTGGAGCCCAGCCTCTTTTCACTTGCAGGGATACATGGCTCCTTTCCAAATAAGTgtactcagtggcttaaaatggTGATTTAA